The segment aaaaaaattaaatgaatcAAAGAATCTCTAACTCTTGATTGTATTGAAGATACTGTCTTTGTGACTTGTGTAGATCATAAGGAGCCCAAAGATAATCAACAGGACAAGGCTTACCATCATCAAGCCTTACCCATGGCTTCCCTTTCCCACTCCAATGTATCAAACTAACCGGACCAGGATGCAAAGATCTGCAACTACTCACAACGTTGTCTCCACCTAGACCATGCTGGTTCCACTGATGATCAATAGCTTCAATCTCACCGGAGAACACAAGAAGAAACGGCGGCAAAGAACCCAACTCATAGATCCTCTCTTCTTTCTGAATCCTCATCCAGTTTTCGATCTTTCTCGTGTAGTCTCCTTCCCTCCACCTCACAAGATCGATCACCATCACACCTGTGTTGAAGTAGCAAGGGGTCTTGGAGTCAAAGACTCGAGAGAGGTTAGGATCTGACCAGAAACTATCTGAGAAGTACTTGGTGAAGTTTGCGTGGCAATACTCTGGCGCACCGATGGTTCTTGAACCGGTTAAAGAAGTCTTCCATAGCTTCTTGATATCGTCGACCACGATCACATCTGAGTCTAGGTAAATCACTCGGTGAACGCACGATGAAAGAATCTCGGACAAGTAGCTTCTCGCGTAGTTCAAGGGACTATCTAGAGCTTGTCTTATGGAAGAAGAGATGAGATCTTTAACAAGGGTTTCATCGAAGGTGTAGACTTTGAAACTCAGAGAAGGAAAAACAGAGGAGAGAGTCTTCACGTGGCTTGACCCTGAAGCAATGAAGTGGAAGAAGATGTTTTGAGGGCAAGAGGTGTGTTTGAGGAGGGAGTGGACTGCGGAAACCGTGCCACGCAAGTAAGCTGGGTCAAGGGTCATAGCTATGTGAACAGCTGAAGGATCACAAGCTAAGAGGAGTCTGTTTTGGGGTAAAACAGAGCATTTGGGTCCGTTTATGTACGCTGGAGCCTCTATGAAGTCTGAAGATGCATCTTCTGGGAGTAATCGGATTGATCCAACGGTGAAGAAGGTTGCGGAGATTATTGCGAAGATTATTAATCTAGAACCAGACATCATCAGAGAGAACTTATCTGTCTTGAAACTAGCTAAAGATCTCAAAGCTGAGGTCTTTTTGAGGTTTTGAATTTTGAGTTTCTGGAACTTATGGAGGAGAGAGGGAGAAAGGTCGAGGAAGAAGACGGAGACAAGAAGTGAAACGCGGTTTTGTAAAGAAGAGAATAATACACGGTCAAATTACGTTAGTTTGAAACTCGTTTCTCATTGTCACTGTCAATGTCTTTttgtagatatttttttttctttcgagaaaaaaaatagtttgaaatatgataaaaatacaATGTAAAAGCATTTTAGTGGGATATTTATGATTAAAATCTCTTAATTAATGCTCTAAGCAATTTCGAATTTATGTTAACAACATTAAATTTGAAACACGGCACATAAAAAAGTAATATTCATGAACATTTTTCATTTGTTCATAGTCAAACATTAAGGATACAGTGATGTCATGACGAAGATAACATTGAAGATACATTAATGTATTTCATTCCCATATTGCATATGCACACCATCTAGTTAACAACATCTTCTGTTGTATGgaaatttcatatatttattgGCGATGACTAGCCGTTTCAATATTATCTCTCTTCTAATTTGCAAATGCGGTTGGTAATATCCACTATTTTTTGTCGTGGTAATATCCACTATTTAACATCCAAAAGTATAACGTATACATATAATCTTGGCCTTGGATATGAATTTAAACCTTGAGTCTTCATATTTTTCAACCTTGAAGACTTCCTCAACATTCAACCACTTTCTTATTACAGTAAAATAAATGTTGATAGAGGAGATTACTGAACCTATCTTAGTCAATGTTGACATAATCTCTTAATTTATATGaagattaaataataattaattaaatgaatACGTATGTAAATGTAGACATTACACGCATAGATATAAATGTGACATATAAAAGGAAACCATGTTAGGTGGTAGGAATCCAGCATTTTAGAATATGGGTTGATAATGCTCCAATGAACACATGGGTCCATGTGCTTTTCTACTTATTtcgatataatatatagtttaataatatataattattgacTGACGCCtaagaata is part of the Brassica rapa cultivar Chiifu-401-42 chromosome A09, CAAS_Brap_v3.01, whole genome shotgun sequence genome and harbors:
- the LOC103837015 gene encoding probable galacturonosyltransferase-like 10 yields the protein MMSGSRLIIFAIISATFFTVGSIRLLPEDASSDFIEAPAYINGPKCSVLPQNRLLLACDPSAVHIAMTLDPAYLRGTVSAVHSLLKHTSCPQNIFFHFIASGSSHVKTLSSVFPSLSFKVYTFDETLVKDLISSSIRQALDSPLNYARSYLSEILSSCVHRVIYLDSDVIVVDDIKKLWKTSLTGSRTIGAPEYCHANFTKYFSDSFWSDPNLSRVFDSKTPCYFNTGVMVIDLVRWREGDYTRKIENWMRIQKEERIYELGSLPPFLLVFSGEIEAIDHQWNQHGLGGDNVVSSCRSLHPGPVSLIHWSGKGKPWVRLDDGKPCPVDYLWAPYDLHKSQRQYLQYNQELEIL